A single genomic interval of Psychroserpens sp. NJDZ02 harbors:
- a CDS encoding bifunctional alpha/beta hydrolase/OsmC family protein — protein sequence MNIQKINFTNAEGQQLVGRLELPINQHPHNFAIFAHCFTCNKNLSAVKNITRELTSNGFGVLRFDFTGLGESEGDFENTNFSGNVDDLISASNYLKENYTAPTLLIGHSLGGAAVIFAASTIDSVKAVATIGAPSNPKHVEHLIQSSVEEIKATGKANVSIGGRPFTIKKQFLDDIETKSLPDVAKNLRKALLVMHSPQDTTVGIENAEEIYIAARHPKSFVTLDGADHLLMKKEDSVYVGSVIATWAKRYISIPKTDTVSTTHQAVASLDAEDGFTTQMTVGSHTMMADEPTSFGGNDFGPSPYEFVSAGLSACTAMTVQMYVKRKGWDLQNIEVHTSHTKVAKQVIENDEQKEIKVDTFNREIKLKGHLDEKQIQRILQIADKCPVHKTLHSDIEVVTKIV from the coding sequence ATGAATATTCAAAAAATAAATTTCACTAATGCAGAAGGACAACAATTGGTTGGTCGTTTAGAACTTCCAATAAATCAACACCCTCATAACTTCGCCATATTTGCGCATTGTTTTACTTGCAATAAAAACTTATCTGCAGTAAAAAATATTACTCGCGAATTAACCTCTAATGGCTTTGGTGTATTACGTTTTGATTTTACTGGATTAGGCGAAAGTGAAGGTGATTTTGAAAATACTAATTTTTCAGGAAATGTGGATGATTTAATTAGTGCTTCAAATTATTTAAAAGAAAACTATACTGCTCCTACCCTTTTAATTGGACATTCTTTAGGTGGTGCTGCAGTTATTTTTGCAGCCTCTACAATAGACTCTGTTAAAGCTGTTGCGACAATTGGAGCACCTTCTAACCCAAAACATGTCGAGCATTTAATACAAAGTAGTGTTGAGGAAATTAAAGCAACAGGAAAAGCAAATGTGAGTATTGGCGGACGTCCGTTTACGATCAAAAAACAATTTTTAGACGATATAGAAACTAAGTCACTACCAGATGTGGCTAAAAATTTGCGTAAAGCCTTATTAGTCATGCATTCGCCTCAAGACACAACCGTTGGGATTGAAAATGCCGAAGAAATTTATATCGCCGCAAGACATCCAAAAAGTTTTGTAACGCTTGATGGAGCAGATCATTTATTAATGAAAAAAGAGGATTCTGTTTACGTCGGAAGTGTGATTGCGACTTGGGCAAAACGTTATATTTCCATTCCTAAAACAGATACGGTATCCACAACACACCAAGCGGTTGCAAGCTTAGATGCAGAAGATGGTTTTACTACACAAATGACTGTAGGAAGTCATACCATGATGGCCGATGAGCCTACCAGTTTTGGCGGAAATGATTTTGGACCTTCGCCCTATGAGTTTGTGTCTGCAGGATTATCTGCCTGCACAGCCATGACGGTTCAGATGTATGTTAAACGCAAAGGTTGGGATTTGCAAAACATTGAAGTACACACCTCACATACTAAAGTAGCTAAACAGGTTATTGAAAATGATGAGCAAAAAGAAATTAAAGTAGATACCTTTAATAGAGAGATTAAACTAAAAGGACACTTAGACGAAAAACAGATACAACGTATTCTTCAAATTGCAGATAAATGTCCTGTGCATAAAACGTTACATAGCGATATAGAAGTGGTAACTAAAATAGTTTAA
- a CDS encoding sigma 54-interacting transcriptional regulator, producing the protein MEIKNIKTLGELKKAGYNSKSIKDELRDNLIEKIKSKTTVFEGVHGYENTVIPELERAILSRHNINFLGLRGQAKTRLARLMLNLLDEYIPVVDGSEINDDPLQPISRFATELIAEKGDDTPITWMHRSERFAEKLATPDVTVADIIGDVDPIKAANLKLSYADDRVIHYGMIPRANRCIFVINELPDLQARIQVALFNILQEGDIQIRGFKLRLPLDMQFIFTANPEDYTNRGSIVTPLKDRIGSQILTHYPTDIETAKIITQQEAKSDGRQKESIHVPELAKDLLEQIVFEARDSDFIDEKSGVSARLSITAFENLLSTAELRALKNGDDTTTVRLSDFLGIIPAITGKVELVYEGEQEGAAQVAYNLIGEAVKSLFPEFFPKIEKLQKQDDDSPYDDIVSWFFNNTEGFELLDGLRDKEYKALLDAVSPLDDLLGKHQPKTLKEESYFVKEFVLWALVEYKQLSKYRFTEGIQFKDPYGSFISGL; encoded by the coding sequence ATGGAAATAAAAAATATAAAGACTTTAGGCGAATTAAAAAAAGCGGGATATAATAGCAAGTCTATTAAAGATGAATTAAGAGATAATTTAATTGAAAAAATAAAAAGTAAAACGACTGTTTTTGAAGGGGTGCATGGTTACGAAAACACGGTGATTCCTGAGTTAGAACGAGCTATTTTATCACGACATAATATTAATTTTTTAGGCTTACGTGGTCAGGCTAAAACACGTTTAGCACGTTTAATGCTAAATTTATTAGATGAGTATATTCCTGTGGTAGACGGATCAGAGATTAATGATGATCCGTTACAACCAATCTCACGTTTTGCTACAGAATTGATAGCAGAAAAAGGAGATGATACGCCAATTACTTGGATGCATAGAAGTGAGCGTTTTGCCGAAAAATTAGCAACTCCAGATGTTACTGTGGCCGATATTATTGGTGATGTAGATCCAATAAAAGCAGCCAACTTAAAGTTGAGTTATGCTGATGACAGAGTGATACATTACGGAATGATTCCACGTGCAAACCGTTGTATTTTTGTTATTAATGAATTGCCGGATTTACAAGCTAGAATACAAGTCGCTTTATTTAATATTTTACAAGAAGGCGATATACAGATTAGAGGATTTAAATTGCGTTTACCTTTAGATATGCAGTTTATATTTACTGCAAATCCTGAAGATTATACTAATAGAGGAAGTATTGTAACGCCTTTAAAAGATAGAATTGGGTCTCAAATCTTGACGCATTATCCAACAGATATTGAAACTGCAAAAATCATAACACAGCAAGAAGCTAAATCTGATGGTCGTCAAAAAGAAAGTATTCACGTACCAGAATTGGCTAAAGATTTATTAGAACAAATCGTGTTTGAAGCTCGTGATAGTGATTTTATTGACGAAAAAAGTGGAGTAAGTGCACGTTTGAGTATTACCGCTTTCGAAAACTTATTAAGTACAGCAGAATTACGTGCTTTAAAAAATGGAGACGATACTACAACCGTTAGACTATCGGACTTTTTAGGAATTATCCCTGCTATTACTGGTAAAGTAGAGTTGGTGTATGAAGGAGAACAAGAAGGCGCAGCACAAGTGGCTTATAATTTAATTGGAGAAGCTGTTAAAAGTTTGTTTCCTGAGTTTTTCCCTAAGATAGAGAAACTCCAAAAACAAGACGACGATAGTCCTTATGACGATATCGTATCTTGGTTTTTTAACAATACAGAAGGGTTCGAATTATTAGATGGTTTACGTGATAAAGAATATAAAGCACTACTAGATGCGGTATCTCCATTGGATGATTTATTGGGCAAGCATCAACCAAAAACACTTAAAGAAGAAAGTTATTTTGTTAAGGAATTTGTGCTTTGGGCATTAGTAGAATACAAGCAATTAAGTAAATACAGATTTACAGAAGGGATTCAATTTAAAGATCCTTATGGTAGTTTTATAAGTGGGTTATAG
- a CDS encoding vWA domain-containing protein → MKNKINNRKGFVFKPYEAPSQSPFEKLFDIFKELITHTSGDFDEAIDWLRELDKEYKLTTPEYSIDDFVEDLKAKGYIREEIKPDGKKGNAITAKTERAIRQSALDQIFGNIKRSGSGNHKSKGIGIGDEHTGDFRNYQFGDGLDKVSMTESLRNAQINHGIGNFNLTEDDLVVEETTHKSQMSTVLMIDISHSMILYGEDRITPAKKVAMALAELITTRYPKDTLDILVFGNDAWPIKIKDLPYLNVGPYHTNTVAGLKLAMDLLRRKRNTNKQIFMITDGKPSCLRLPDGTYYKDSNGLNPYITNKCYAQAQQARKLHIPITTFMIAQDPYLMQFVEEFTHANQGKAFYTGLKGLGEMIFEDYETNRKKRIKG, encoded by the coding sequence ATGAAAAACAAAATTAATAACAGAAAAGGCTTTGTATTTAAACCATACGAAGCCCCTTCACAATCCCCTTTCGAGAAGCTTTTTGATATATTTAAAGAGTTGATTACACATACTTCTGGAGATTTTGACGAAGCTATAGATTGGCTTCGTGAATTAGATAAAGAATACAAATTAACGACTCCAGAATATTCAATTGACGACTTTGTAGAAGACCTTAAAGCTAAAGGCTACATACGTGAAGAAATTAAACCAGATGGTAAAAAAGGTAACGCTATCACAGCAAAGACTGAGCGCGCTATTAGGCAATCTGCATTAGACCAAATCTTTGGAAATATAAAACGTAGCGGCTCCGGAAACCATAAAAGTAAAGGTATAGGAATAGGAGATGAGCATACTGGCGATTTCAGAAATTATCAATTTGGTGATGGTTTGGATAAAGTCTCTATGACGGAAAGTCTAAGAAATGCACAAATTAATCATGGTATTGGTAATTTTAATTTAACGGAAGACGATTTGGTGGTCGAGGAAACCACACACAAATCACAAATGAGTACGGTGTTAATGATTGACATTAGTCACAGTATGATTTTGTATGGTGAAGATAGGATTACACCTGCCAAAAAAGTAGCGATGGCTTTAGCCGAATTAATTACAACACGCTACCCAAAAGATACCTTAGATATTTTGGTTTTTGGTAACGATGCTTGGCCAATTAAAATTAAGGATTTACCCTATTTGAATGTTGGTCCTTATCACACCAATACAGTAGCAGGCTTAAAGTTAGCCATGGATTTATTACGTCGTAAACGTAATACTAACAAGCAAATTTTTATGATAACGGATGGTAAACCAAGTTGCTTGCGTTTGCCTGACGGAACCTATTATAAGGATAGTAATGGTTTAAATCCATACATCACTAATAAATGCTACGCCCAAGCGCAACAAGCTAGAAAATTGCATATTCCGATCACCACTTTTATGATTGCTCAAGATCCGTATCTAATGCAATTTGTAGAAGAATTTACGCATGCCAATCAAGGAAAAGCCTTTTATACCGGGTTAAAGGGATTAGGCGAAATGATTTTTGAAGATTACGAAACCAATAGAAAAAAGAGAATTAAAGGATAA
- a CDS encoding glycosyl hydrolase family 8 — protein sequence MKNYYILTFFTYLLFALTANAQIAAVSFENADYQFGTQPTNIATNDIYDVYVSWRNAFAEPCNNGRYRIKFGTSSQSVSEGIAYGMLLSVYANDKELFDGLWLYYQDFENANGVMNWKIEGCTTVIESNGATDAELDAAYALIVADKKWESTGAINYESDALSLISIIKTHEVENGTNVLKPGDAWGGSNNTNPSYFSPGYFRAFGMYSNDTAFWNAVATKSYTILNANLSQNNASYNLVSDWCKADGTYSNEVDWAYDQGRYYYYDAARTPWRMAIDYVWYGDTEAAAYNQLCIDFVNAQGGFNEIYPGYSQAGVAINTEYKDPVFTGAYSSAAMTSTNQSFVNNGYSELKNQPTAAYFGATLRAIYMFALSGNMYNALEENTLSVNGTAQNEFKIFPNPVLDYLNVSFKTSKARVITLYSISGQQLILKTVNALETKLDLSEFNSGIYFMNIDGESYKIIKS from the coding sequence ATGAAAAATTATTACATTCTAACTTTTTTTACCTACTTATTGTTTGCATTAACAGCCAACGCTCAGATAGCAGCGGTTAGTTTTGAAAATGCAGATTATCAATTTGGTACTCAACCAACAAATATTGCAACAAACGACATATATGATGTCTATGTTTCTTGGCGAAATGCTTTTGCCGAACCCTGTAATAATGGACGTTACCGTATAAAATTTGGTACGTCAAGTCAATCAGTCTCTGAAGGCATTGCTTATGGTATGTTATTATCTGTATACGCAAACGATAAAGAACTGTTTGATGGTTTGTGGTTATACTATCAGGATTTTGAAAATGCTAATGGTGTTATGAATTGGAAGATCGAAGGCTGTACTACTGTTATTGAAAGTAATGGTGCTACAGATGCAGAATTAGATGCTGCTTATGCCTTAATTGTTGCGGATAAGAAATGGGAAAGTACTGGAGCAATAAATTACGAAAGTGATGCTTTGTCTTTAATAAGTATTATTAAAACACACGAGGTCGAAAATGGAACTAATGTTTTAAAACCTGGCGATGCTTGGGGGGGAAGTAATAATACAAATCCCTCTTATTTCTCACCTGGTTACTTTAGGGCGTTTGGAATGTATTCAAACGACACAGCATTCTGGAATGCGGTAGCAACTAAAAGTTATACTATTTTAAATGCAAACCTTTCACAAAATAACGCGAGCTATAATTTGGTTTCTGATTGGTGTAAAGCAGATGGGACGTATTCAAATGAAGTGGATTGGGCGTATGATCAAGGACGTTATTATTACTATGATGCTGCCAGAACACCATGGCGTATGGCTATCGATTATGTTTGGTATGGAGATACAGAAGCGGCTGCTTACAATCAACTATGTATCGATTTTGTAAATGCACAAGGAGGATTTAATGAAATTTACCCTGGGTATTCTCAAGCAGGAGTTGCAATAAATACGGAGTATAAAGATCCTGTTTTTACTGGAGCTTATTCTTCTGCAGCAATGACTTCTACTAACCAATCTTTTGTAAACAATGGGTATTCTGAATTGAAAAATCAACCTACAGCAGCTTATTTTGGAGCAACTTTAAGAGCGATATATATGTTTGCATTATCAGGTAACATGTATAATGCATTAGAAGAGAATACACTAAGCGTTAATGGAACTGCTCAAAATGAATTCAAAATTTTTCCAAATCCTGTTTTAGATTATTTAAATGTGTCGTTTAAAACGTCGAAAGCAAGAGTAATCACTTTGTATTCTATAAGTGGTCAGCAATTAATTTTAAAAACAGTGAATGCTTTAGAGACAAAATTAGATTTAAGTGAATTTAATTCTGGTATTTACTTTATGAATATTGATGGAGAAAGTTATAAGATTATAAAGTCTTAG
- a CDS encoding PepSY-associated TM helix domain-containing protein produces MKQKNKNLAKSTRWYRKMHSLVAISLLLFITIMSATGLLLAWKDQLGFKPATVKINTSNKPLLSLSQIEYNAIHYIDSLKLSNTINRIDYRPRKGIAKVRFEEHFTELQIDCYTGAIISEKTRTADIIEMIHDGSIVDYLFNLKSNPLKLFYSTLIGLGLLFVSFSGFLLWLRPKQIKKNKRLLSEL; encoded by the coding sequence GTGAAACAAAAGAATAAAAACCTTGCAAAATCCACTCGTTGGTATCGTAAAATGCATAGCCTTGTCGCTATCTCATTATTACTTTTTATTACTATTATGAGTGCTACAGGCTTATTATTAGCATGGAAAGATCAACTTGGTTTTAAACCAGCAACAGTAAAGATCAACACTAGCAATAAACCTTTGCTTTCCTTAAGTCAAATTGAATACAATGCTATACACTACATTGATAGTCTTAAGCTGTCAAATACAATAAATAGAATAGATTATAGACCAAGAAAAGGAATTGCTAAAGTTAGATTTGAGGAACATTTTACCGAATTACAAATAGACTGCTATACAGGCGCTATTATTTCAGAAAAAACAAGAACCGCCGATATCATTGAAATGATTCACGACGGTTCTATTGTAGATTATTTGTTTAATTTAAAAAGTAATCCTTTAAAATTATTCTACTCTACACTTATTGGACTTGGATTACTTTTTGTTTCTTTTAGTGGTTTCCTGTTATGGTTAAGACCTAAACAAATCAAAAAGAATAAGCGATTACTATCAGAGTTATGA